A region from the Planctomycetia bacterium genome encodes:
- a CDS encoding beta-lactamase family protein — protein sequence MIRFIIKFLLVLVWLVLDQPLLLAQQFVPVNAAMSSIKFINEMMKRSGVPGVGMAIAKEGRFSWSEGFGLSDLERQVAATKQTKFGLGSISKSLTMALAMRLQEEKLFDIDAPLEQYLSEFPFKGKGITARLIGCHLSGLDDSIDAATRNTSTTYSASEALKLLYGEKLKYGLRERSHYTTGPFTLIAGAMEQATGKPYTELMQHYVTQPLKMNDTVLNVRRDIIPNRTCFYMRENNQTRHAPYADPSYKHAGAGYLSTADDMVRFGSALLNPGFLRAESLENLFRAEKTMAGDVTPFALGWRVVKDRAGRDMYVQPGGGHGVSSVLAIFPKEKIVIAILSNQTGAPVGQTLLEGIFNAFTER from the coding sequence ATGATTCGTTTTATCATCAAGTTTCTGTTGGTGTTAGTGTGGCTGGTGCTAGACCAGCCATTGTTGTTGGCTCAGCAATTCGTGCCTGTCAATGCGGCCATGTCCAGTATTAAATTTATAAATGAAATGATGAAGAGATCGGGCGTTCCCGGCGTTGGAATGGCAATCGCTAAAGAAGGAAGATTCAGCTGGTCGGAAGGCTTTGGTCTGTCTGATCTGGAACGCCAGGTTGCGGCGACAAAACAGACCAAGTTCGGTCTTGGCAGCATTTCGAAATCGCTGACTATGGCCCTGGCCATGAGACTGCAGGAAGAAAAACTGTTTGATATTGATGCACCGCTTGAACAGTATCTGTCGGAGTTTCCATTCAAAGGAAAAGGGATAACTGCCAGGCTCATTGGCTGCCATCTCAGTGGACTTGACGACAGCATTGATGCTGCCACTCGAAATACTTCAACTACTTATTCAGCCAGTGAGGCGCTGAAGTTGCTCTACGGCGAGAAACTTAAATACGGATTACGGGAACGATCACACTACACCACCGGCCCGTTCACACTGATTGCTGGAGCCATGGAGCAGGCAACAGGCAAGCCGTACACAGAGCTGATGCAGCACTATGTCACGCAGCCTTTAAAAATGAACGACACGGTTCTCAACGTGCGGCGTGATATTATTCCCAATCGCACTTGTTTCTACATGCGCGAAAACAATCAGACTAGGCATGCACCGTACGCAGATCCCAGTTACAAGCATGCTGGAGCAGGGTATCTCTCGACCGCAGATGATATGGTCCGTTTTGGATCAGCACTTCTGAATCCCGGCTTTCTGCGTGCGGAATCACTTGAGAACCTTTTCCGGGCAGAGAAAACGATGGCAGGCGATGTTACTCCATTCGCACTTGGCTGGCGTGTCGTGAAAGATCGTGCAGGAAGAGATATGTACGTGCAACCCGGCGGTGGACACGGTGTTTCCTCCGTGCTTGCTATCTTTCCGAAGGAAAAAATAGTGATTGCCATTCTTTCGAACCAGACCGGAGCACCGGTTGGTCAAACCTTGCTTGAAGGGATTTTCAATGCATTTACCGAAAGGTGA
- a CDS encoding DUF1553 domain-containing protein produces the protein MQRNGIIALVLLSAAFLWWIVNLAAQDRQPDIDFNAQIKPIFQQHCYQCHGEKKQKSSLRLDQRDAALQGGDLGKAIVPGQSDRSSLYRYVAGLEPDMIMPPKGARLSKDELQRIRQWIDQGAAWPEDKSSKPAEIWWSLKPLSTPPIPKHSEEGSAWSKRPIDSFIWDKLQKQQLKPSSQADKRTLIRRLKFDLLGLPPTPEEVDRFLKDTSPDAYAKQVDEYLASPRYGERWARHWLDIVHYGETHGYDKDQPRPNAWPYRDYVIRAFNEDKPYSRFVEEQIAGDVLYPYTHDGIEALGFLSAGPWDFIGHVELPETKIDGKIARHLDRDDMVANTINTFQSTTVHCAQCHQHKFDPIPTEDYYRLQAVFAAIDRTDKAYDKDPTVARQREKLQLKLAASQMELQKLHQERSQISSPELEQLKKQIAELKQQAGNSSPAYGYHSQLAKKANTEKWVQLDLKEPIAIRKLELIGCYDDFNQIGPGFGFPRRYRITASLHEDMRDSIMLVDRTAEVQPNPGTMPVAVDVNANVRYLRLTATELAHRQNDYHLSLAEWRVFNADGENVSLKATVTSLDSIEAGPRWLKTNLIDGIVPKPLDLHRVRQLELKLQALHRSLVPASITERIALHEKQISDLESQLKTLPAQSKVYSGTVHFGQGNFKGTAGTPRPIYLLTRGNVTRPGKEVQPGSMSMLKHMPAAFDLPKAAPEGERRAALARWLVHRDNPLTWRSIVNRVWLYHFTQGLVETPNDFGRMGQKPSHPELLDWLADDFRKHGSFKKLHRLIVTSAVYQQTSQVSDETLKAITVDSGNRLLWRMNRRRLEAEALRDSVLQTAGKLDLTMGGPSYQDYVVEKPEHSPHYQYELKDPNDPKLHRRAIYRSIVRSQQNPWMATMDCADPSILVDKRNQTVSPLQALALLNDPLLLVMSRHFAEQLQQEKDIDKQIEKAMQWVLQRAPTPTEAESLKAYVEKHGIVQLGRLLWNLNEFTFVD, from the coding sequence ATGCAACGCAATGGAATAATCGCTCTTGTACTGTTGAGTGCAGCATTTCTATGGTGGATAGTAAATCTTGCTGCTCAAGACAGACAGCCTGACATCGATTTCAACGCGCAGATCAAGCCCATCTTCCAACAGCACTGCTACCAGTGTCATGGCGAGAAGAAACAGAAGAGCAGTCTCCGCCTCGACCAGCGTGATGCGGCGTTGCAGGGGGGCGATCTGGGCAAAGCGATTGTTCCCGGGCAAAGCGACAGAAGCAGCCTCTATCGTTATGTTGCTGGCCTTGAGCCCGACATGATCATGCCCCCCAAAGGGGCGCGATTATCGAAAGATGAACTACAACGCATCAGGCAATGGATTGATCAGGGAGCAGCATGGCCTGAAGATAAATCGAGCAAGCCTGCAGAAATCTGGTGGTCGCTCAAACCCTTATCAACACCACCAATCCCAAAACATTCTGAAGAAGGCAGTGCCTGGTCGAAAAGACCCATCGATTCATTCATCTGGGATAAGTTGCAAAAGCAACAGCTCAAACCAAGTTCGCAAGCCGATAAACGCACCCTCATTCGTCGTTTGAAATTCGATTTGCTCGGCTTACCTCCCACGCCGGAAGAAGTGGACCGGTTTCTGAAAGACACTTCTCCTGATGCTTACGCCAAGCAGGTTGATGAATACCTCGCTTCGCCTCGCTATGGCGAACGCTGGGCACGCCACTGGCTCGATATCGTTCATTACGGTGAAACGCATGGCTACGATAAGGATCAACCTCGCCCGAATGCCTGGCCTTACCGCGATTATGTCATTCGTGCTTTCAATGAAGACAAACCCTACAGCAGGTTTGTTGAAGAGCAAATTGCCGGCGATGTGCTCTATCCCTACACCCACGATGGCATCGAGGCACTGGGGTTTCTTTCTGCAGGTCCGTGGGATTTCATCGGACACGTCGAACTGCCTGAAACTAAAATCGACGGCAAAATCGCTCGCCATCTCGACCGCGACGACATGGTAGCTAATACCATTAACACTTTTCAAAGTACGACCGTTCATTGTGCCCAGTGTCATCAGCACAAGTTCGATCCCATTCCCACTGAGGACTACTATCGTCTGCAGGCCGTCTTTGCTGCTATTGACCGCACGGACAAGGCTTACGATAAAGACCCAACTGTTGCCAGGCAGCGGGAGAAACTTCAGCTGAAACTGGCTGCATCACAAATGGAATTGCAGAAACTGCATCAGGAACGAAGCCAAATCTCGTCGCCTGAATTGGAACAACTCAAGAAACAGATTGCTGAGTTGAAGCAACAGGCTGGCAACTCATCACCGGCTTATGGATATCACAGCCAGTTGGCGAAAAAGGCCAATACCGAGAAATGGGTACAGCTCGATCTCAAAGAGCCTATTGCCATTCGCAAACTGGAACTCATTGGCTGCTACGATGATTTCAATCAGATCGGTCCGGGCTTTGGCTTTCCCAGAAGGTATCGCATTACTGCTTCGCTACACGAAGATATGCGCGATTCCATTATGCTGGTTGATCGCACGGCTGAGGTACAGCCCAATCCTGGCACCATGCCGGTAGCGGTTGATGTCAATGCTAACGTGCGCTATCTGCGTTTAACTGCAACCGAACTGGCGCATCGGCAAAACGATTATCACTTATCCCTGGCAGAGTGGAGGGTTTTCAATGCAGACGGTGAAAACGTGTCTCTTAAGGCAACGGTGACTTCACTTGATTCCATTGAAGCTGGCCCACGCTGGTTAAAAACTAACCTGATAGATGGCATCGTTCCCAAGCCTTTGGATCTGCATCGTGTGCGTCAGTTAGAACTGAAGCTGCAGGCACTGCATCGCTCGCTGGTTCCCGCCTCGATAACAGAACGGATCGCTCTTCACGAAAAGCAGATCAGCGATCTCGAATCACAACTCAAAACGCTTCCGGCACAGTCCAAGGTATACAGCGGCACGGTGCATTTTGGACAAGGCAACTTCAAAGGAACCGCTGGCACTCCCCGGCCTATCTATCTACTTACGCGAGGCAACGTCACCAGGCCAGGCAAAGAAGTGCAACCTGGCTCCATGAGCATGCTCAAACATATGCCAGCAGCATTTGACCTTCCCAAAGCAGCACCTGAAGGTGAACGCCGGGCAGCCCTGGCACGCTGGCTGGTTCATCGAGATAATCCGCTCACCTGGCGATCCATCGTCAACCGAGTCTGGCTCTATCATTTCACTCAAGGGTTGGTCGAAACACCCAACGACTTTGGCCGCATGGGGCAAAAGCCTTCGCATCCTGAACTACTCGATTGGCTTGCTGATGACTTTCGTAAGCATGGCTCATTCAAGAAACTGCATCGATTGATCGTTACCAGCGCGGTCTATCAGCAGACCAGCCAGGTGAGTGACGAAACCCTAAAAGCCATTACCGTTGATTCAGGCAATCGCCTGCTCTGGCGAATGAACCGCCGTCGTCTGGAAGCGGAAGCCCTCCGCGACAGCGTGTTGCAGACGGCTGGCAAACTCGACCTGACCATGGGTGGCCCCAGCTATCAGGACTATGTTGTTGAAAAGCCGGAACATTCGCCTCATTATCAGTATGAATTGAAAGATCCGAACGATCCCAAGTTGCATCGCCGGGCCATCTATCGTTCCATCGTGCGCTCGCAGCAGAATCCGTGGATGGCGACGATGGACTGCGCTGATCCGTCTATTCTGGTGGATAAACGCAACCAGACAGTATCGCCGTTACAAGCGCTGGCGTTGCTCAATGATCCGTTGCTACTGGTCATGAGCCGACATTTTGCTGAACAATTGCAGCAGGAAAAAGACATCGACAAACAGATTGAAAAAGCCATGCAATGGGTGCTGCAACGTGCCCCGACGCCAACAGAAGCGGAATCCTTGAAAGCGTACGTCGAAAAGCACGGCATCGTGCAACTGGGCAGGCTGCTCTGGAATCTGAACGAATTTACTTTTGTGGATTGA
- a CDS encoding DUF1501 domain-containing protein encodes MLFSRRDWLNSTTSGLLGTGLFALLQRDQALASDKKDGLHHPAKAKRVVQFFMAGGASHLDLYDFKPALIKHHGKKSDFGEPVEAFQDGLGPWLKSPWEFKLYGKSGKMLSDIAAPLGSLVDDLAFVHNMVNSSGVHSQGTLLQTTGFTRPGFPGMGCWVSYGLGSLNDNLPTFVVLPDHRGYGSNGTKNWDASFLPSQHSATVIRTESKQPVQYLFPDKQGAYVSSESETATQQLLKQMNAHHAQSRADDLRLSGRLASYELAARMQLAAPEALQWEKEPEHVKKLYHLDAIPPSFSTEINDLEETICFSRRCLIARRLLERGVRFIQVWLGNDNSFPRRNWDSHENIARDHGPLALGMSRGIASFLTDLKQRGLLDDTIVLWTTEFGRMPSSQSGAGRDHNPFCFTNWLCGGGIKPGITIGPSDEFGYKPLNRNSPTQVYDIHATMLHLLGIDHLKLTVRNNGIDRRLTDVHGHVMKELVV; translated from the coding sequence ATGCTCTTTTCGCGTCGAGACTGGCTGAACTCCACCACCAGTGGCCTGCTGGGAACGGGGTTGTTCGCGCTGCTGCAACGTGACCAAGCTCTCGCTTCAGATAAGAAGGATGGACTCCATCACCCAGCCAAGGCTAAACGAGTTGTGCAGTTCTTTATGGCGGGCGGGGCGAGTCATCTCGATCTGTACGATTTCAAGCCAGCCCTTATCAAACACCACGGCAAGAAATCCGACTTTGGCGAACCGGTTGAAGCCTTCCAGGATGGCTTGGGCCCCTGGCTCAAGAGCCCGTGGGAATTCAAACTCTACGGCAAATCGGGAAAGATGCTCAGTGATATCGCTGCACCACTCGGCTCGCTGGTGGATGATCTAGCCTTTGTCCACAACATGGTGAACAGTTCGGGAGTACATAGCCAGGGCACACTGTTGCAGACCACCGGCTTCACTCGTCCAGGATTCCCCGGCATGGGATGCTGGGTGAGTTACGGACTCGGAAGTCTGAACGACAATCTTCCCACCTTTGTCGTGCTTCCCGATCACCGAGGCTATGGTTCCAACGGCACCAAAAACTGGGATGCATCTTTCCTGCCATCACAACACAGTGCTACGGTCATCCGTACTGAATCGAAACAGCCGGTGCAGTATCTTTTTCCCGATAAACAGGGGGCCTACGTTTCCTCAGAGAGCGAAACAGCAACTCAACAATTGCTGAAGCAGATGAATGCTCATCACGCACAGAGCCGTGCTGACGATCTGCGGCTCTCAGGCCGGTTGGCCAGTTACGAACTGGCAGCACGCATGCAGTTGGCTGCCCCCGAAGCGTTGCAATGGGAAAAGGAGCCGGAGCATGTTAAAAAGCTGTATCATCTGGATGCTATACCACCGAGTTTCTCCACGGAGATTAACGATCTGGAAGAAACCATCTGCTTCAGCCGACGGTGCCTGATTGCCCGTCGACTGCTGGAACGGGGCGTGCGGTTCATTCAGGTCTGGCTCGGCAACGACAACAGTTTCCCCCGCCGTAATTGGGATTCGCATGAGAACATCGCCCGCGACCACGGCCCCCTGGCGCTAGGCATGTCGCGAGGCATCGCTTCATTTCTGACCGATCTGAAACAACGTGGCTTGCTCGATGACACTATCGTGCTGTGGACCACCGAATTTGGCCGCATGCCCAGCAGTCAAAGCGGAGCAGGGCGTGATCATAACCCCTTCTGTTTCACCAATTGGCTCTGCGGCGGCGGTATCAAGCCCGGCATCACCATCGGCCCCAGCGACGAGTTTGGCTACAAACCACTGAATCGAAACAGCCCGACGCAGGTTTACGACATCCATGCCACCATGCTGCATCTGCTTGGGATCGATCATCTGAAACTGACAGTGAGAAACAACGGCATCGACCGCAGGCTGACCGATGTGCATGGGCATGTGATGAAGGAGCTAGTGGTTTAA